A window of Fibrobacter sp. UWB15 genomic DNA:
CAGGCCGCATCTCAATTATAACCAAAGGATTTTTTTCAGTACCGCTAAAGCTTCTTTAGAACCACCTGCCTAGCAGGTGGTTTTCGGTTATACAAAAAAGGCCTTATCTCAAAGGATAAAGCCTTAAAGTAAACGACTTCGTGTTTATAATTCTTATTTCAGCATCACTTTCTGAGTCAGGTTGATTCCCTGGCCTGCGACCTTCACAAAGTATGTACCCGCAGCCGCATTCACCTTGAACTGGTGCGTGCCTGCAGAAAGCGTACCCTTGTGAAGCGTTACAACCTTGTGGCCCGTGACATCGAAGAGTTCCGCTGTCACGCCTTGTGTGCGGCCCATCGAAAGACTAAGCATGTTACCACTTACTCGCAGAGCCTTGGCACCTGCAACTTGCGGGCGCATGCAAATTCCCGAAGGATCTCCGAAGACAATCTTGATTTCGGGAATCATCTCTTCGGTGTTTTCGAAGCCGCGACTGAAGGCGTCGTACTTGTCTTCGTTAAAGTCCCAGAGAACCTGGTCGTCCGCCTTGAAGTTGTCGTAAAGGATAGTACCGGTATAGCCTGCGGCATAGTTTGCGATAACGACGCTCAAGGTCTTGTTACGGTCGGCGTAGCTGGAAATATCGAACGAACAAGTCTTGGACTGGCCCGCGGCTACTTCGCAGGGGCCTTCCACCTCGGTCCATGTCCACGCATCCGTCAGCTTGAAAATCAAGTTCAGTTGTGCATCGCTTTCGCTCTTATTAGTAACCTCGAACGTAAACGTATTGGCCTTGCTCAGGTCCCAAGTCTTCTGGTATTCAATCTGGGCATTGTCGCCGCCGTAAGTCACCGCCATCTTGCCGTCACCGCCTTCTTGGCTGATGGCGACATCCTTGATCTTGATGCTCGCTTCTTCGGTAGCGGCAAGGGCCTTCATGGCATCGAGAGCGGGGTCAATGGTATAGGTGTAACCGCCAAAGTTCGATTCGGTCTTGTCGCCAATGTACTGCCAGGCAAGTGCGCCTGCGTAGCCACCGTCAAAGGCCTTGCGGTAGCATTCTTCGGTCGAAATCTGGGTCTTGGCAGCCATGCTTGTAGTATAAGTATCGCCCTTCCAGCCGCTTGCCGGGAATTCACCGATAATCATGGGCTTGTTGTCGTACTTGTACGTCGTTGCCATCTGGGCTGCCGTATTCACGAACGGAGACACGGCATCGTTCTGGTAGTACGGATAGTAATGCGTCTGGAAAAAGTCGAGCGTACCGTTCGCTTCGCCACCGGCAGCAATGAGTTCGGAATCGTTCCACCAGCTCTGATACTGAATATTCACGCTACCCGTAGAAACGAGCA
This region includes:
- a CDS encoding T9SS type A sorting domain-containing protein produces the protein MKKFGFKALSGALLLGGVVSAFAAPGLTVSGTDLMYNGKKIFFSGTNLAWSDYNSDVGDSPLNENAWRKAVEGTRAAGGNAIRWWLFNNMSQSPEIDQSTHLVSGLKANTIANMKKALDIAEEYGVMVSMCLFSHNLMEPNQWGLYDEKLDITANTQLFEDAGTRAFIDNALVPVVKAIGNHNALMTWEVFNEPEGMTSVGWTTKKLDKAVLQKFTNKIAAAIHTTNPELLVSTGSVNIQYQSWWNDSELIAAGGEANGTLDFFQTHYYPYYQNDAVSPFVNTAAQMATTYKYDNKPMIIGEFPASGWKGDTYTTSMAAKTQISTEECYRKAFDGGYAGALAWQYIGDKTESNFGGYTYTIDPALDAMKALAATEEASIKIKDVAISQEGGDGKMAVTYGGDNAQIEYQKTWDLSKANTFTFEVTNKSESDAQLNLIFKLTDAWTWTEVEGPCEVAAGQSKTCSFDISSYADRNKTLSVVIANYAAGYTGTILYDNFKADDQVLWDFNEDKYDAFSRGFENTEEMIPEIKIVFGDPSGICMRPQVAGAKALRVSGNMLSLSMGRTQGVTAELFDVTGHKVVTLHKGTLSAGTHQFKVNAAAGTYFVKVAGQGINLTQKVMLK